In the Streptomyces spororaveus genome, CTCGACCCGCTCACGCACGGCCTGATCTTCGAGCGCTTCCTGAACCCCGAGCGCGTCTCCATGCCCGACGTCGACATCGACTTCGACGAGCGTCGGCGCGTCGAGGTGATCCGGTACGTGACCGAGAAGTACGGCGCCGACAAGGTCGCCATGATCGGCACGTACGGCACCATCAAGGCCAAGAACGCGATCAAGGACTCGGCCCGCGTCCTCGGCTACCCGTACGCCATGGGCGACCGGCTCACCAAGGCCATGCCCGCCGACGTCCTCGGCAAGGGCATCCCGCTCTCCGGCATCCTCGACCCCGCGCACCCCCGCTACGGCGAGGCCGGCGAGATCCGCGGGATGTACGAGAACGAGCCGGACGTGAAGAAGGTCATCGACACCGCCCGCGGTGTGGAGGGCCTGGTCCGCCAGATGGGCGTGCACGCCGCCGGCGTCATCATGTCCAGCGAGACGATCACCGACCACGTGCCCGTCTGGGTGCGGCACACCGACGGCGTCACCATCACCCAGTGGGACTACCCGAGCTGCGAGTCGCTCGGCCTGCTGAAGATGGACTTCCTGGGCCTGCGCAACCTCACGATCATGGACGACGCCGTCAAGATGGTGAAGGCCAACAAGGGGATCGACATCGATCTCCTGGCCCTCCCGCTCGACGACCCCAAGACCTTCGAACTGCTCGGCCGCGGTGACACCCTCGGCGTCTTCCAGTTCGACGGCGGGCCCATGCGCTCCCTGCTGCGCCTGATGAAGCCCGACAACTTCGAGGACATCTCCGCCGTCTCGGCCCTGTACCGGCCGGGCCCGATGGGCATGAACTCGCACACGAACTACGCCCTGCGCAAGAACAAGCAGCAGGAGATCACCCCGATCCACCCGGAGCTGGAGGGGCCGCTCGAAGAGGTGCTCGCGGTCACCTACGGCCTGATCGTCTACCAGGAGCAGGTCCAGAAGGCCGCCCAGATCATCGCCGGGTACTCGCTCGGCGAGGCCGACATCCTGCGCCGCGTGATGGGCAAGAAGAAGCCCGAGGAACTGGCGAAGAACTTCGTCATCTTCGAGGCGGGCGCCAAGAAGAAGGGCTTCAGCGACCAGGCGATCAAGGCCCTCTGGGACGTCCTGGTCCCCTTCGCCGGCTACGCCTTCAACAAGGCCCACTCGGCCGCGTACGGCCTGGTCTCCTACTGGACCGCCTACCTCAAGGCGAACTTCCCGGCCGAGTACATGGCCGGCCTGCTCACCTCGGTCAAGGACGACAAGGACAAGTCCGCGATCTACCTGAACGAGTGCCGCCGGATGGGCATCAAGGTCCTGCCGCCGAACGTGAACGAGTCCGAGCCGAACTTCGCGGCCCAGGGCGACGACGTGATCCTCTTCGGCCTCACCGCGGTGCGCAACGTCGGTACCAACGTCGTCGAGTCGATCATCAGGACCAGGAAGGCCAAGGGGAAGTTCTCCTCCTTCCCCGACTTCCTGGACAAGGTCGAGGCCGTCGTCTGCAACAAGCGCACCGTCGAGTCGCTGATCAAGGCCGGCGCCTACGACGAGATGGGCCACACCCGCAAGGGCCTGGTCGCACACCACGAGTCGATGATCGACAACGTGGTCGCGGTCAAGCGCAAGGAGGCCGAGGGACAGTTCGACCTGTTCGGCGGAATGGGTGACGAGAACGCGAGCGACGAGCCCGGCTTCGGCCTCGACGTGGAGTTCTCCGACGTCGAGTGGGAGAAGTCCTACCTGCTCGCCCAGGAGCGCGAGATGCTCGGCCTCTACGTCTCCGACCACCCGCTCTTCGGCCTGGAGCACGTGCTCTCCGACAAGACGGACGCCGGTATCTCCCAGCTGACCGGCGGCGAGCACTCCGACGGCGCCGTCGTCACCATCGGCGGCATCATCTCGGGCCTCCAGCGCAAGATGACCAAGCAGGGCAACGCCTGGGCCATCGCCACCGTCGAGGACCTGGCCGGCTCCATCGAGTGCATGTTCTTCCCGGCGACCTACCAGCTCGTCTCCACCCAGCTGGTCGAGGACACCGTGGTCTTCGTCAAGGGCCGCCTCGACAAGCGCGAGGACGTCCCCCGTCTGGTCGCGATGGAGATGATGGTCCCCGACCTCACCTCGGCCGGCACCAACGCCCCCGTGGTCCTCACCATCCCCACCGTCAAGGTCACGCCGCCGATGGTGACCCGTCTGGGCGAGATCCTGCGCCACCACAAGGGCAACACCGAGGTACGGATCAAGCTCCAGGGGCCGCGGACCACCACCGTGCTCCGCCTCGACAAGCACCGCGTCCAGCCGGATCCGGCGCTCTTCGGCGACCTCAAGGTGCTGCTCGGACCGTCCTGCCTGGCCGGATAACACCCACGTCGGTACGCGCGGAAGGGCCCGCCCGGTGGTCTCGGGCGGGCCCTTCCGCGTGCGCGTGCGGCCCTCGGTCGTGGCCGTCCGTCGCGGCCGTCAGTTGTGGCCGAACTTCTTTTCCTTGCGCTTGTGCGCCATGTCCATCGGGCTCGGCGCCGAGGAGGGCATCGACTCGGTCTCCGAGGAGCCCTTGGTCGGATCCTGCCCCGACCGGGGCTGCTGCTTGGCGGGCTGCTTCTGGTTCTTGTTCTTGGCCATGGTGGAACCTCCGTGAGGGTCTAGGGGCCAGGACCGCCTTCACACTCACACAAGGCCGGAAACGGCGCATTTTGGATCATTACTGCGCGTAGCCGAAGCCTCCCGTCCCGCCGACCGTGAGATCCGCCACGCCGATGATCGAGTTCCGGCCTTCAACACCCTTGGGGTCGGGCAGACTCGGGGAACCCGCCGAAAAGCACAGAGGACCCCCAGGGAAGAGGGTGGAACGCGTGGACCGCTGCGTCGTCCTGGTGGACGCCGGCTACCTGCTGGGTGCCGCCGCCAGCCTTCTCGCCGGGGAGCCCTCCCGCTCCCGGATCACCATCGACCATGCCGCCCTCATCCAGGGCCTGCGCGAGCGGGCCGAGGCCGACACCGAACAGCCCCTGCTGCGCATCTACTGGTTCGACGGCGCACCCGACCGGGTGCCCCAGCCCGAACACCGGCGGCTGCGCGTCATGCCCCGCGTCACCGTCCGCCTCGGCGCCCTGACCCGCAGCGACGGCCGCTGGGCGCAGAAGGGCGTCGACGCCGCCATGCACGCCGAGCTCACCGAGCTCGCCCGCAACCGGGCCTGCTCCGACGTCGTCCTCGTCACCGGCGACGGAGACCTGCTGCCCGGCCTGATGTCCGCCAAGGAACACGGCGTCGCCGTCCACCTGTGGGCCGTCCAGGCCGCCGACGGGGACTACAACCAGTCCGAGGACCTCGTCGCCGAGGCCGACGAACGCCGCGTCCTGGACCGGGTCTGGATCACCCGGGCCGTCCGCGCCAAGGACCTCACCGGCCTGTGCTCCCCGCCGCCCGCGCCGCGCCCCGACATCGCCGCCATCCTCTCGGCGCCGCTGCCCGAGGCGGCGCTCGCCGAGGCGGCCCGCAACGGAGCCGCCGCCACCGGGCAGGAGGACCGGGACGGGGTCCCCGTACCGGCGCCCGCCACCCCCGGCGGCAAACCGGTCCCCACCCCCAAGGACCTGGCCGGCGCCCTGCGCGCCCCCGGCCCGCAGAGCGCGACCGCGCCGAGCGGCGCCCACGCCCCCGCCAGCGCCCTGCGCTGGTCCTCCGACAAGGGCTGGATCGACCGGGCCGGACCGCTGGGCGAGCCCGCCGAGACGGCCTCCCTGCCCACCCTCGCCCAGCTCACCAGCGCCGAACAGCGCTGGGCGGACCGCGAGGAGGACATCACCACCGTCGGCGGCGACCCGTTCGAGGTGGGGCAGGTGTTCGCCCGGCGCTGGATGGAGCGCCTGCCGGAGTCCGTGCACCTGCAGAAGCTGGCCACCATGTACCCGCGGATCCCGCACCGGATCGACGGCGAACTGCTGCGCTACGCCGCCCGGTTCGGACTGCTGGCGCACAAGGACGACCAGATCGACGAGCACGACCGGTACGCCATCCGGGCCGGGTTCTGGCGGGAGATCGACGTCCGCGCCGCCGCCGAACACGTGGCCGCCGTACCCGCCTCCGCGCCCGCGGCGGCCTCCGGCGACGCCGGCGCCCCGCTGACCCCGACGGCCGAGTAGGGCCGGGAACCCCGTAGGCTGCTCCCTCGTGAGTACGGGCACAGCACAGGCGGGGAACAGCACGGCGGCGGCCGCGGGAGCGGCGTCGGACGTCATCTGCGCGGTGCGTGACCTGGTCAAGACGTATCCCGCGGTACGCGGCCGGCGCGGGGCCCCCGCCCTGCCCGAGACCCGCGCCAACGACGGGGTCTCCCTCGACGTCCGGCGCGGCGAGATCTTCGGCCTGCTCGGCCCCAACGGCGCCGGCAAGTCCACCCTCGTCCGCCAGCTCACCGGCCTGATGCGGCCCGACTCCGGCTCGGTGGCCCTGCTCGGCCACGACCTCGTACGCCACCCCCGGCGCGCCTCCCGGCTGCTCGCCTACCTGGGCCAGGAGTCCACCGCCCTGGACGAGCTCACCGTGGCCCTGGCCGCCGAGACCACCGGACGGCTGCGCGGGCTCGACGTCCGCGCGGCCCGGGCCGCGCGGGACGCCGTACTGGACGAGCTCGGACTGACCCAGATCGCCGGGCGGCCCCTGAAGAAACTCTCCGGCGGCCAGCGCCGCCTGGCCTGCTTCGCCACCGCGCTGGTGGGGGAGCGGCCCGTCCTGGTCCTCGACGAGCCCACCACCGGCATGGACCCGGTCGCCCGGCGGGCCGTGTGGGCCGCCGTCGACCGGCGGCGCGCGCGGCACGGCGTCACCGTCCTGCTCGTCACCCACAACGTCATCGAGGCCGAGACCGTCCTGGACCGGGTCGCCGTCATCGACCAGGGCAAGGTCATCGCCTGCGACACCCCGGCCGGACTGAAGTCCACCGTCTCGGGCGAGGTCCGGCTGGAGCTGGTGTGGCGCGAAGGCGCTCCGCTGGAGGTGCCGGAGGTCGCCCGGCTGCGGGACCGGGCCGTCGAGTCGGGGCGCCGCTGGGTGCTCCGGCTGGCACCCGACGAGGCGAGGGCGGCCGTGGCCTCGGTCACCGGGAGCCCGGCCTTCGCCGCGCTCGACGACTTCACCCTGGCGACCCCCAGCCTGGAAGACGTGTACCTGGCCCTCGGTGGCAAGACGAAAGGGCTGGTGAAGTCGTGAGCGACCGCTCGACGGGGGCCGTCCGGGCCGCGCTCGCGCCCGAGGACGTACCCGCTCCCGCACTCGCGGCCGCGCCGCTGGCGCCCGGAGCTCGGTTCTTCCCCTCCCTGGCCGCCGTCTACCGGGCCCAGCTGTCCCGGGCCCGGGTGGCCCGGATCCCGCTGCTGTTCGTCGCCACCTTCCAGTCCGTCGGGATCATGATCCTGATGCGGGGCGTGGTCGACGGGGGGTCGGAGGCCCGCGCCGTCGTCGCCGGCTCCTCGGTGCTCGTCGTCGCCTTCGTCGCCCTGAACCTGCTCGCCCAGTACTTCGGGCAGCTGCGGGCTGGCGGCGGGCTCGACCACTACGCCACCCTGCCCGTGCCGCCCGCGTCGGTGGTACTGGGCGCGGCCGCCGCGTACGCCTCCTTCACCCTGCCCGGGACCCTGGTCACCGCCGTCTTCGGATGCCTGCTGTTCGGGCTGCCGCTGAGCGGGCTGTGGATCCTGGCCGCGGTGGTACCGCTGGCCGGGGCCGCGCTGGCCGGGCTCGGCGCGGCGCTGGGCCTGCTGGCACCGCGGCAGGAGCTGGCCACCCTGGCGGGGCAGCTCGGCATGTCCGCGGCGCTGCTGCTCGGGGTGCTGCCGCCGGAGCGGATGCCGGACGTGATCGTGTGGGCCCGGGACCTGCTGCCGTCCACGTACGGCGTCGAGGCCTTCGCCCGCACTTTCGCCCCGGAACCGGACTGGGCCGCCGTCGTCTTCGACCTGGGCGTGTGCGGGGCCGTCGGGGTTCTCTCGCTGACCGTCGCGACCTGGGCGTACCGCCGGGCGGCCGTCCGCTGACATGGTCCGCCGACGCCGCTGCCGGGCACACCTGGCACGATGTGGGGGTGACCGAAGCCGTGACCCCGCCGTCCCCCCTCGACCCGCCGCCGCTCCAGCCCGAGAAGCCGGGAGCCGCCTCCGGGGCGATCACCCCGGAGGACGTCCGGGACGGGGCCGTCGTCGCCCTGCTCGTCGGTGCGGCCGGACTGCTCCTCGGCCTGCTGTGGATGTGGCTGGCACCCCGGGTGCAGTACGTCTCCAACGGGGAGGCCGTCTTCCTGCACAACAGCGAGAGCGAGGCGCGGATCGCCTCCGACGGCACCTTCTTCCTGCTGTCGCTGGGGCTGGGCGTGCTCAGCGCCGTCGGTACCTTCCTGTGGCGCCGGGCCGGCGGTGTGCCGCTGGTGATCGGGCTCGCGGTCGGGTCCGTCTTCGGCGCGCTGGTCGGGTGGCGGTTCGGGCTGTGGCTGGGGCCGTCGTCGGACCTGGTCGCCGCGGCGAAGGCGGCGGGCAAGGGGGTCGCGTTCGACGCGCCGCTGGAGCTGCTCGCGCACGGGGCGCTGCTGGCCTGGCCGATGACCGCCGTGCTGCTGCACCTGGGGCTCACCGCGCTGTGGTCGCCGCGGGACCCCGACCCCGTGCCGGTGTTCGAGTGGTCGGGGTACTACCAGGCCCCGCCGTCCGCCGACGCGGCCTCCCAGGCCCCGGAGCCCCCACGCGCCTGACCCTGCCGCGCGCAGCCCCGGACCTCCCGCGTCGTCGAACGGCGGACAGGGCTGGGGCCAGGCGATTTCAAGTCATTCCGTCGTCGCTGTTCGAATCCAACCGCCTGCGCGCCGTTATGATTCGATCATGGGACCCCTGAAGCCGAACGTCATTGAGCTCATAGCAGGCCTCATCACCTTCCTCGCGGTCTTCGCCGCGCTGGCCAAGGTCCTCCTGCCGAGGATCGACAAGACCCTCGCCGAACGCGAAGAGGCCACCACGGGGGCACTGGAGCGGGCCGGGGCGGTCCAGCTGGACGCGCAGCGCGTCCGTGCCGCGTACCAGGCGGAGCTGACCGCCGCGCGTCACGAGGCCTCGCAGATCCGTCAGGCCGCCCTGGAGGAGGGCACCGCCCTCCTCGCCGCCGTTCGCGCCGAGGGGCAGAAGGCGCGCGAGGACATGGTCGCCGCGGCCACCGTGCAGCTGGAGGCCGACCGGGTGATCGCCGAGGCGGAGCTCCGCGAGGGCGTTCTCGCGCTGGCCGCGGAGCTGGCCGGGCGCATCCTCGGCGAACCGCTCACCGACCTTGACCGTGCCCGCGCCGTCGCCGACGAGTTCTTCACCGCCGCGGAGGCCGATCTCCAGAGCTGAGCCCGGGACCGTTCACGGAGCGCGGGCCGGGCCGGGCCGGCCGGTACCGCTACGGGCGGGCGATCGGGGCCACGGTGGCCGAGGTGAGGGCGGTCAGGTCCGCCGGGGAGAGTTCGATCTCCAGGCCCCGGCGGCCCGCCGAGCAGCAGACCGTGGGGTGCGCCGCGGCCGAGGCGTCGATCACCGTGCGCAGGCGCTTGCGCTGCCCCAGCGGGGAGATGCCGCCGAGGACGTAGCCCGTCGTGCGCTCCGCCAGGGCCGGGTCCGCCATCGCCGCCCGCTTGCCGCCGACCGCCGTCGCCAGCGCCTTGAGGTCCAGCGACCCCGACACCGGGACCACCGCCACCGTCAGCACGCCGTCCACGTCCGCGACCAGGGTCTTGAAGACCTGGGCGGGCGAGACCCCGAGCGCCTGCGCCGCCTCCTCCCCGTACGAGGGATGGGCCGGGTCGTGCTCGTACGCGTGCGTGGTGAACGCGACGCCGGCCGCCGTCAGGGCGACGATCGCCGGGGTGCCTGCCGCCTGCTTGGACTTCTTCGCCATCGGTGTGTGCTCAGTTCGGGCTCGTCGGGGCACGGGTCAGGTCCACCGCCGGCAGGGACGGCAGGTGGCGGATCAC is a window encoding:
- the ybaK gene encoding Cys-tRNA(Pro) deacylase, translating into MAKKSKQAAGTPAIVALTAAGVAFTTHAYEHDPAHPSYGEEAAQALGVSPAQVFKTLVADVDGVLTVAVVPVSGSLDLKALATAVGGKRAAMADPALAERTTGYVLGGISPLGQRKRLRTVIDASAAAHPTVCCSAGRRGLEIELSPADLTALTSATVAPIARP
- the dnaE gene encoding DNA polymerase III subunit alpha — protein: MTKPPFTHLHVHTQYSLLDGAARLKDMFNACNEMGMTHIAMSDHGNLHGAYDFFHTAQKAGITPIIGIEAYVAPESRRNKRRIQWGQPHQKRDDVSGSGGYTHKTIWASNVTGLHNIFRLSSDAYAEGWLTKWPRMDKETISKWSEGLIASTGCPSGEVQTRLRLGQFDEAVKAASDYKDIFGEGRYFLELMDHGIEIERRVRDGLLEIGKKLGIPPLVTNDSHYTYASEATAHDALLCIQTGKNLSDPDRFRFDGTGYYLKSTDEMYAIDSSDAWQEGCANTRLVADQIDTEGMFKFRNLMPKFDIPDGHTEVSWFREETMRGMHRRYPGGIPEDRMQQAEYEMDTIISMGFPGYFLVVADFIMWAKNQGIAVGPGRGSAAGSIVAYAMGITDLDPLTHGLIFERFLNPERVSMPDVDIDFDERRRVEVIRYVTEKYGADKVAMIGTYGTIKAKNAIKDSARVLGYPYAMGDRLTKAMPADVLGKGIPLSGILDPAHPRYGEAGEIRGMYENEPDVKKVIDTARGVEGLVRQMGVHAAGVIMSSETITDHVPVWVRHTDGVTITQWDYPSCESLGLLKMDFLGLRNLTIMDDAVKMVKANKGIDIDLLALPLDDPKTFELLGRGDTLGVFQFDGGPMRSLLRLMKPDNFEDISAVSALYRPGPMGMNSHTNYALRKNKQQEITPIHPELEGPLEEVLAVTYGLIVYQEQVQKAAQIIAGYSLGEADILRRVMGKKKPEELAKNFVIFEAGAKKKGFSDQAIKALWDVLVPFAGYAFNKAHSAAYGLVSYWTAYLKANFPAEYMAGLLTSVKDDKDKSAIYLNECRRMGIKVLPPNVNESEPNFAAQGDDVILFGLTAVRNVGTNVVESIIRTRKAKGKFSSFPDFLDKVEAVVCNKRTVESLIKAGAYDEMGHTRKGLVAHHESMIDNVVAVKRKEAEGQFDLFGGMGDENASDEPGFGLDVEFSDVEWEKSYLLAQEREMLGLYVSDHPLFGLEHVLSDKTDAGISQLTGGEHSDGAVVTIGGIISGLQRKMTKQGNAWAIATVEDLAGSIECMFFPATYQLVSTQLVEDTVVFVKGRLDKREDVPRLVAMEMMVPDLTSAGTNAPVVLTIPTVKVTPPMVTRLGEILRHHKGNTEVRIKLQGPRTTTVLRLDKHRVQPDPALFGDLKVLLGPSCLAG
- a CDS encoding F0F1 ATP synthase subunit B family protein is translated as MGPLKPNVIELIAGLITFLAVFAALAKVLLPRIDKTLAEREEATTGALERAGAVQLDAQRVRAAYQAELTAARHEASQIRQAALEEGTALLAAVRAEGQKAREDMVAAATVQLEADRVIAEAELREGVLALAAELAGRILGEPLTDLDRARAVADEFFTAAEADLQS
- a CDS encoding NYN domain-containing protein, translating into MERVDRCVVLVDAGYLLGAAASLLAGEPSRSRITIDHAALIQGLRERAEADTEQPLLRIYWFDGAPDRVPQPEHRRLRVMPRVTVRLGALTRSDGRWAQKGVDAAMHAELTELARNRACSDVVLVTGDGDLLPGLMSAKEHGVAVHLWAVQAADGDYNQSEDLVAEADERRVLDRVWITRAVRAKDLTGLCSPPPAPRPDIAAILSAPLPEAALAEAARNGAAATGQEDRDGVPVPAPATPGGKPVPTPKDLAGALRAPGPQSATAPSGAHAPASALRWSSDKGWIDRAGPLGEPAETASLPTLAQLTSAEQRWADREEDITTVGGDPFEVGQVFARRWMERLPESVHLQKLATMYPRIPHRIDGELLRYAARFGLLAHKDDQIDEHDRYAIRAGFWREIDVRAAAEHVAAVPASAPAAASGDAGAPLTPTAE
- a CDS encoding ABC transporter permease translates to MSDRSTGAVRAALAPEDVPAPALAAAPLAPGARFFPSLAAVYRAQLSRARVARIPLLFVATFQSVGIMILMRGVVDGGSEARAVVAGSSVLVVAFVALNLLAQYFGQLRAGGGLDHYATLPVPPASVVLGAAAAYASFTLPGTLVTAVFGCLLFGLPLSGLWILAAVVPLAGAALAGLGAALGLLAPRQELATLAGQLGMSAALLLGVLPPERMPDVIVWARDLLPSTYGVEAFARTFAPEPDWAAVVFDLGVCGAVGVLSLTVATWAYRRAAVR
- a CDS encoding ABC transporter ATP-binding protein codes for the protein MSTGTAQAGNSTAAAAGAASDVICAVRDLVKTYPAVRGRRGAPALPETRANDGVSLDVRRGEIFGLLGPNGAGKSTLVRQLTGLMRPDSGSVALLGHDLVRHPRRASRLLAYLGQESTALDELTVALAAETTGRLRGLDVRAARAARDAVLDELGLTQIAGRPLKKLSGGQRRLACFATALVGERPVLVLDEPTTGMDPVARRAVWAAVDRRRARHGVTVLLVTHNVIEAETVLDRVAVIDQGKVIACDTPAGLKSTVSGEVRLELVWREGAPLEVPEVARLRDRAVESGRRWVLRLAPDEARAAVASVTGSPAFAALDDFTLATPSLEDVYLALGGKTKGLVKS